The Schistocerca gregaria isolate iqSchGreg1 chromosome X, iqSchGreg1.2, whole genome shotgun sequence nucleotide sequence TAACTATGGTTGGACAACCTTCTTATTCATACCCACCACAGAATGCAGGTACCAGGCAATAAGTACACATTAGTATAAAATGCTACACGTCATCTTAATAAACAACTAGTTGACACTGTAGACACCTAGTAGATTACTTTCAGATGGCTAAGCACTTTTCTACTTGCTTAGCATTCCATCGTCATATGAAAAGCTTTCAATCAATCTTTACACTACAAAACTCTACTCATAGCATAAAAATGAATTCTTcatgtttaaatttaaaaaatacacataaaaatgtTAAGACTATCTCTGTTGGAAACCTGAGCCAGACACCACATGCATGCTTACATAAGTCTCTAAACCACCTCCTGTGAGGTAAATAAAGTTACGTACATTACTTTAGAGGCCGTAATTTGCCAATATGtctaaaatacaaatgaaattccCCTTGGCATTGAGCACAGGATAAGTGAAAAGAGTCATCATGTGGCTAAATTTGCATCCATCTATTTGTCGTCATTGACATTTGCATCTTCACTGAGCTTCTCGTTGTCCTGAACGACATTTCCATCATCGTTCTCTTCATGCGAATTCAAACGATCCATTTCATCTTTTATGGTGGCAGCAGCAGGCTCAGTGGAAGCATTTTTGTCTTGTATCCCTGTTGCTATTTCATGTAACCCATCTTTCTCTGGCAACTGTTGAGTCAATGTAGGCTTTTCTTGCTTTTGCAGATTGTtttctaaaaataaaagaaaagaaaccacAGGTCTAGTGTACATCACAGTTATTGTAATAAATAGGGTGTCGAATCTGTgggtaaatatacaaaaaatatattAACTGTAAGACACTTAAAGGATACACTGTGTCAAGCTGCCTATAGCATACTGTGCTTATTTTCTCATAATTACACATTATAAGGTTCTTTCAAGACTGAAAAACAAGTGACGTCTGCCAGTTATTATCATTCTTGGGAGAAACTCCATTTTGTTCTCTGAGTCACAAGTCAAACATAGAAGATTTTATGGGCTTTCAACAAATCATTTGCCAAACGTAACTCATTGACAACTGGTTTAGTATAGCACAACTAGTAAGGTTACATACAATGAAAAATGTTAAGCTTAGTAGAAAAAAATGAATGACAAGTAAACAAATATTTCTAGGGTGCTGTATGCTCCATAATGCTGTTAAGTGTTGAAATTTCTTTTTATGTTGTATCGTGAAATGCTGAAAAATATAAATGACGTATGTTCATGTGCATCTGTGATTCATGAGTTAATATCATTCATGTGTGGAAATTTATATTTTGTGCAAACTATTTCTGATTCACTGAGAAATTCAGAGTTTCCAAAATACAGATGAACATAGAAGCTTGACAATTATGATTGTGCCCAGTTTCATTAAGATTTGCTTACTGGAAATTTAGATATTTTCATTAACCTGAATTAGAAATTTATGCATGTGGCTTCAACTAATGAGTGCAAGTCAGTAACTAGCAGTGCCGTAGGGACAGCACAACTTACTGAGTGACAGCAGATATTTCATACTGCTTTTAATGGAACTCATCTGTTTAAATGTTGTATAAAGTATTTGGTATTGTATGTTGCAGAAAAGCAAACAAATATCATAAacaaataaattgttgtttttcatTAACTATGGACATAACTTCACATCATTGTAATTGCATCACAGAACAGAAAAATCGAGCTGAATGTGTATAAAGCATAGGAAATAGTGTTAAATACACAATGCTGAAAGGGAAATACTTAACACCGAAATGCGCAGACAAAATGTCAATTCTGGTTTCACAACATAATTGACTTTACGGGcaacataaaatacaaataaaattcctCATGACATTGAGTGCAGGATGTATGACAAGAATCGCCATGTTGCTAAATTTGCATCCATCTAGTTGTCGTTATCAACATTTGCATCTGCATAAAGCTTCTCACTGTCCTGAACTACATTTCCCTCATTATTCTTACCTTGTATATTCAAACGATCCATTGCCTTTTCGATGGTTGCAACAGCAGCCTGAGtggaaacatttttgttttgtattcCTGTCGCTATTTCATGTAACTCATTTTCCTCTGGCAACTGCTGAGTCACTGTACGCTTTTTGCGCTTTTgcagatgtttttctgaaaaaaaaagaaacccacAGGACTAGCttatgtcagttattgcaataaatggcaTATAAAATCTGTGGGCAAAtgtagaaaaaaatatattaactgCAAAACACTTCAAAGACAAAGTTTGTAAAGCACCCTATGACATACTGTGCTATTTTCCCATAAGGACACATTGTAAGGTCCGTTCGAGACTGATAAACAAGTGAGGTCTGGCAGCTATTATCATTCTTGTGAGCAACTCCATTACTTTCTGTATGAATTGCTTACCAAACACAGACCTCTAACAAATCCTTTACTACAGATAACTCACTAATAACTAGTTTAGTACAGAATACCTAGTAAGATTGCATACAATGAAAAAGTTTAAGCatagaataaaaaaagaaattacaagtaaataaatatttctcagatTCTCTATGCTCTGCAATGCTGTTTAATTAATGTAATTTCCTTTTGTATTCTTTCTGGGCTGTAGCAAAGAATTAAATGAAGTATGTTGATGTGCCTCTGTGACTCATGAACTAGTAACATTCATGtgtgaaaattcatattttgtgcaAATTATTTGGTAATCACTGAGGGATTCTGAGTTCCCAAAATTTAGCTGAATATAGAGGCTTGACAATAATGACTTTTCACAGTCCAATTAATATTTTCTTACTGTAAATTCAGATAGTTTCATTAACTTGAATTAGCAATTCATGTACGGTATGTAGCTGGAACTAGTAGTGCAATTTCAAATAAGGTACCACTTACTGAGTGGTAGTAGGTAGCATATTATTTTAACATGTATAAATCCACAACTAGTAGTGGAGTGTCAAATTAGATACCACTTACTGTGTGatggcaggtggtggtggtggtggttagtgtttaacgtcccgtcgacaacgaggtcatcagagacggagcgcaagctcgggttagggaaggattgggaaggaaatcggccgtgccctttcaaaggaaccattctggcatttgcctgaaacgatttagggaaatgacggaaaacctaaatcaggatggctggagacggaattgaaccgttatcctcccgaatgcgagtccagagtgctaaccactgcaccacctcgctcggtatgtgtgATGGCAGTAATATTGTTAAATGTTTTCATATTGTCTCTAATAGAACCTATCTCCATAAATGTTagataaaatatttgttgttacaCGTTGCAGAAAAGCAATCGAATATCATAAATAAGTAACATGGAggtttttcactaaatatgaacataaCTTCATATCATTGTAATTTCGTCACAGAGGGGAAAACTAGAGGTGAATGAATGTAAAATATAGGAAATAGTATACTCAATTTTGAAAGAGAGAGACAAACTGAAATGCGCAGGAAATGTCAGATTCTGGTTTATGATGCAGTCCTTTCAGAATAACACACGacaaatataagaaatatataCTTTACGATTCTTAGTGTGCTTtagtattttgaaattttcttcaGTCTGAATCACAGTCGAAAGCGATTAGTACATCTTGCTGATCCAAAATCATAAAGCAGACTTAGAAATCAaccacattctctcaaaaatacaaatttcttttgTGATTAAGGAAGGTTTTCAGCGATCACATGATACAACTACTTCAAATCTTGTTGGCAACAATGTATTCACTAGTTGTCTCCAGGTAGTAGCATCGAAATTTATTAGACTGGCAGATCTCTAGTGCAAGTCAtgaatatagtaaaacaattacgggAAGCATTACAAAAACATCCACAGATAATATGTAGCGTAATATGTTTAAATTGTTATCCGAAAATTTTCAAAAGCATTATACTCACTGGGGCCTGTGGTGACACTTTCACCGGCTGTGTGTGGTGCTGCATGTGACGTGTCCTGCTCATCTGTGGATGTGGACTTTGATGGACGCTGATGTGAACGCCCTGGCTGTTTGTGTGACTGCTttgagtgcttgcgttttggagcaCCTCGGGGTCGTTTCATGTGAACAAGTTCTGGATCTCTGTGAAACTCATTGCACTCGTTGCAGTGAGGAATGACATCGTATGGTGTGTCATCAATTACCATAAATTCCCCAGGCTGGCCATTTGCGATATCTACAAGCACACGAGTATAAAGTTGTTCCTGCAACATCATAGCTTGCTGGCGTAGACGACGATAAAACGACTGGGTTGGATGTGGATTATCTGGGTGCATTGGTGGATAGACATCAGGGAGTGGAGGGTAGGAATGTGGCACATCACCTTCGAATGAAAGAGGATTTGGCATTTCATCGAAGTATGCAGGATTGCAGATAATACCATCTGGGAAGTAAAGCTGAACACGGATCAAGCGTGGAGGTTGACCGGCCACAGATGGATCCGCTTGTGCATCAGGAGGGTTAACAAGTATATCAAACCCAATCTGATATCTGAGGTAGTATGGACGCCCAGGAAAGTAACACATAACTGCGTTCCATCGTAATTCATTGCCAGGCTCAGACGACATAATGCCCTGAAAAGTGATCCAACTGACACTATGAAACCGACTGCAACTCGAGCAAAGCACTAAGACGCCCTTCGAATAGCTAAGACTAGTCGCACTATTCACCGAGGTCTCACTGAAACTGAATGCCAACTGCGTTATTCGTACTGTAGGAGTAGTCGTATAGTGGGGGCTCATAGGCAGTAGTGGGAGAAGTCGTGGTGGGAGAAGCTACATGGTGGGGGAAGCTACAGGGTGAGGCAAGCTCAGGCAGGGCCCCCAGAACAATGCCAACACACGCTTTGTAGTGTCCATATCCAATCCCATAATAAGTTGTCGGTCAGCTTAATTGGCAATGGTCGagagtaaaaaaataaaagtgaaatttattgATGACATTGCAAAACGAAACAGTTTATTGGCCGTAAAAGGACTGAATATATTTAAATAGACTCTTCTGTTCGTTTTGGGAATCCATTATACGTACAGCAGGATTATTATCTTACCTTGGATTATTTTAGGCTGTCTATATTACAAAAAATAACATTGCAGTAAGTGTGCACGTATCTGTATGTACCCGTATATAAACATATGAAAACAGGGTTGTTGCCATTACAGAATTGGACCGGCTTTCTGTGAAATTTTGTGCGACACAGAAAGTAAGGTAATTTTCTACGGTAAATGAGACGTATCTACAATATACCGTGCCACTATAAACaaagtgaaatacacaaaaatacaactgtatcattttctttttctttttatatgaTGAGACTAAAAGCAAATAGAAACCAAAAGTTCACAAAGGCAAATTAGCAGTTATTTATCCTCGAAGAAATAACGTCTTAGGAAAAATACATACTTTTAATTCGTGgtgattattttacttttttgttgggGTAATTAGTGGATTTCCCTCCAGGAGTAAAACAAAGGACAGTCACATTGTACTGATATTCTAAAGAACACAGTGCACTATCAAACAAGACGCTGGAATAGTCTCTTCATGGTGCATAAATAACACTCTTCTCAAACAGTTACTGTTTTGACCTCGAAATCGTTTCAAGTGATAGCTGCTATAGTCTCTTTAATAACGTCTCCCTGTAAAAACGAATTGATGGCCACTTAATATGCTATTCATTTCTTGACATCAGACTGGATTTTCAGACGAGCATGCGGTAACCATTGATAGTTGGTGCTgttatagtcttcagtccgaagacttgtttcatgcagctttccatgctacactatcctgtgcaagcctcttcatctccgaataactgctgcaacctacatccttctgaatctgcttgctatattcatctctcggtctccctctacgattttttcctcaaatactaaactggtgatcccttggtgtctcagaatgtgtcctatcaacatatccctacttttagttaagttgtagcacaaatttcttgtctccccaattccaattggtacctcctcattagttactcgatcagcCTGTCTAATCATCAGGATTActccgtaacaccacatttcaaaacttaaattctcttcttgtccaaactgtttatcactcacgttttgcttctgtacaaggctacactccacacaaagagcttcagaaaatacttcctaacatttaagtctatattctatgttaacaaatttctcttcttagtaAACGCTTTTCTAaaaattgccagcctacattttatatcctctctatttcgtccagaatcagttgttttgctgccgaaatagcaaaaaaaaaggttcaaatggctctgagcactatgggacttaacatccatggtcatcagtctcctagaacttagaactacttaaacctaactaacctatggacatcacacacatccatccccgaggcaggatcgaacctgcgagcgcagcggtcgcgtgattacagactgtagcgcctagaaccgctcggccactccagctggcgcaAGGGTTGCAGATGCCAGCTGTTAAAATGCACACAGACTAGGCCAACGAAGGCCAACGAATTAGAGAAACTGGATTCGGCAGAAAGTTCGTCACCAATGCAATGGCTTTAGATTTCTCATCCACACCAAACGAAGGGCTTGGGGCCAAGGGATTGGACCATGTGAAGTCACATTTGGCTTTGATAACTTGTCGACGTTGCTCCCGtttaaaagcaaaactaggataatggaattaagtcgggtgatgctgagggaattagattaggtgatgagacacttaaagtattaaaggagttttgctatttggggaggaaaataactgatgatggtcgaagtagagaggatataaaatgtagactggcaatggcaaggaaagcatttctgaagaagagaaatttgttaacatcgagtgtagatttacgtGTCAGTAAGTCtcctctgaaagtattcgtatgtaagtatgggagtgaaacatgaacgataaatgggtcagacaagaagagaatagtagctttcgaaatgtaatgccacagaagaatgctgaaggttaggtgggtagatcacataactaatgaggaggtattgaatagaattggggagaagagcagtttatggcataacttgtttagaagaagggatcggttggtaggacatgttctgggccatcaagggatcaccaatttagtaatggagggcagtgtggagggtaaaaatcgtagagtgagaccaagagatgaatacactaagcagattcagatggatgtaggttgcaataggtactggaagatgaaaaagcttacacaggatagagtagcatggagagctgcatcaaaccagtctcaggactgaagactacaacaacaacataaatgtagcgttttaattacaatttcaccgGCCGATATTGAGAGGAAGAAGAGCATTTAGCAGTCGTCGCAtgtgaaacatttattttactgcaagaagctgatcatcagaaaaagaagaagaaacggtaCTGGTGGACAACGTCTCTGTCAAAAAGTAAGGAGCGGGGCGGTGGGACAAAATTACTGTTTGTCTTTAAGCTGAGTTGGAATATGggctatttcacaattttttttcgaaTGAAACATACAGATTTCGAATTATTACTGAACTGTGTTGGCCCTAATATTTACAAGGATAGCCCCTCTTTTAGGAGAGCTGTATCTGCAGCAGAAAGTTAATAGTTACTCCCTTCTGGAACGTTCCTGATTGGCTTTCAGGTGTCTAAATTGTTGGTGGGAGACATCGGGCTCGACGTCAGTGCTCTCAGTGGAGAGACAGTTAGGCCTTTTCAGTGATTAGaacgtcaaatcaaacacctttcaaccGTTTAAATTTCCATATTGTTATTTTAGTTGGCTTCGAGTTCCGACGATACATTACGTCATCTTCATGCCGCTCTATATGTCATATAGCCTTTGAgcaggggaagataaaggacagtatgagcctgaccgacgtgtaggaagattcccacaGATGACTCCAGCAAGATAAGAGCATAGCTGCTCCTGATAGACCGCGATAGATACATTCGCCCTAGCTTGGTCATTGCTAAGCTTTGGAAAGTGAAACATATCTTAAGGTGCTCACTGAATATGATTGTTAATTTATTCACATGTTTTTTATCATTTGGCATTAAGTAATAAAAACTATtattcttatatttttctttttttaagttctcGATACAAACTGACATATTCCATGACCATTTCCCAGTGACACTGAGTTCCATCGCAATGAAGTAGGGCTAACACGAGTTTCAGTCCTTTTATAATAACATTATTTGCTTGGTGATAGAATTTTATTTAATCTATAGAATTGCTTATTGATAAAATGAGTCACTAAATTTTATCAAAGATGCCGTGCGTGAGACGGACCGTTACACTGACAGCAACAACAGACTCGTCAACTGACAAGCGTGGTTAGGATCGTAGCTCCCGACTTCTTGCGTCATTTACGCGCAGGTCTAGAGAACGGCGGGCACCGTACTCGAAGATTTCGTCGGAATGTCACGTGCAGCGACGTCAGTGTTTCTACAGCTTCGATGATTCACAGCCAAGCTTCTAGGCAGCTGTGTGGCAGGGCCGGTGTAGCGAGGCGGAATGATTCATACTGAGAACTTTGTTGCTTCCGGCAGTTCTGCTCCCTGCTTCGTCACTCCACAATTGGGCTGCCGAGAAATTCCTGCCCGTTCGTACTCTCGAACACGCCCTTTGGAAGCAGCCATTTTCTCAGACAAAGCGATGATCTGCTGAGAAGCATTTACCAAACTATTCTGGAATGACATCAGAAAGCAATAAAACTTCGAACACTGACATGGAGAAACTAATGTTGAACGaaaagaagtaaaataataaaaactttctCTTTCGCCTTAACCTCCTTCTAATGAGGAACAGCGTCAGAAATATGGCTTAAAGTCAATTTATATTCAAAATGCTTACAATATTATGCAGTCACATGCGGAACTTCATTCGTCTCTGATTTATGAAACCTCTGTAATAATcgtgctgttttttttctttattttatttatcgcATAATTCAGTAATTACACATAATTTACGGAAATCGCTGGTACCAGTTCAAAACACAATGGAACTGCTGTTTTATATCTCTAGTGTTAATGTGCCTTGGTTGCTAATGTAAAGAGTTAGAGTTAAAAatacagggcttggccagaaatgtgtATGCGCGCAAAACACACCACATTAGCATGCCTAATACggcaccgagtgagatggcgcagtggttatcacagtgGACAcgaattcgggaggaagacggttcgagCCCGCATCCTgccatccctaaatcgcttcagacaaatgcctggagagttcctttgaaagggcacggctgacttttatccccatccttccctaatccgatgggacgaccacctcactgtttggtcccctccccgaaaTCAACAAATCAACATGTTACGGAATAAGCAAACCGTTGGCGTTTACAACAGCCTCCAGTACACTATgacggataaatacaggtcctgtctgGTTTCCAAGGGAATATCATGTCATTTACCCTGCAAAATAGTgctaagttcaggtaacgatgtcaGAAGTTGGTAGCGGTTGTAGCTACTTTCCTCAaaagtaggccacaaaggctcaataaaatTGATACATGGTGACGGTCGTGGCCGAGGGAGATGTGAAAATCCGtccccgtgctcacaaaaccactaCTGGGCCATTCGAGCTGTGTGAACGGGGGCTCTGTAGTCTTGGAATACGGCTTCATCattagggaacaaacattgtaccatgggacagACATGTTCAGCCAAACGGTCGCATAATACATGTCACCCTCCGCCCCCTACCGCCCTgaaagatggaccttgccgttcgtggggagggtTTGCGTgcctccggatgtaaaatagtccccagtgcgaatctccgggcggggactactcaggaggacgtcgtcatcaggagaaacaaaactacggatcggagcgtggaatgtcatatcccttaatcgggtaggtaggttagaaaatttaaaaagtgaaatggataagttaaagataGAAATAttgggaagttcggtggcaggaggaacaagacttctgggtaggtgaatacaaggttataaatacaaaatcgaataggggtggtgcaggagtaagtttaataatgaataaaaaataggaagctactataaacagcatagtgaacgcattattgtggccaagatagatacgaaacccacgcctaccacagtagaaagagtttatatgccgactagttacgcagatgacgaagacattgaggaaatgtatgatgagataaaagaaattattcggatagtgaagggagacgaaaatttaatagtcacatgtgactggaattagatagtaagaaaaggaagagaaggaaacgtagtacgtgaatatggaatgggggtgaggaacgaaagaggaagccgcctggtagaattttgcacagagtataacttaatcatagctaacacttggttcaagaatcataaaaggaggttgtatacatggaagaagcctggggataccgacaggtttcaaatagattatataatggtaagacagaggttcaggaaccagattttaaattgtaagacgtttccaggcacagatatggactctgaccacaatcttttggttatgaactttagattaaaactaatgaaactgcaaaaagatgggaatttaaggtgatgggacctggataaactgacagaaccagagaatgtagagcgtttcagggagagcattagggaactattgacaagactgggtgaaagaaatacagtagaagaagaagacacGTTAAGTCGTCCCTGAAATAAGACTTAAAactcggcggtcgaacttccctggatggggcctcccgccCATCAATGCCACACGGTCATTTCATaccttcagcaccacgttttccttttTCTGGCACTTGCTTCACTGCTGTGTGATTTTGAAAgccagctcgccctgcaatccTCTGATTATGAAGCTCTCTTctcgttgttttggtgctgacaatttgcgagtgcgacattcagttctgccgtggcttttgcagctgtcgtctgctaatttttttgtggaaatacTTTTCAGTGACAGTCATGATCACATAACACACACTTTCGTTCGCATTGTGAtttagcggatgacgttttcccgctttccctgacGTGGCACAGATCTTTGATATGGTGCCTGTTGGAACACCGAACAGTTGGGCTACCTTAGTTACAAACGCGCCtagcatacgagcaccaacaattttcctacGTTGGAGTACACGTAGCTGCGACATAATGCACTGACAACCATGTAGAACACGGttgtgaccacgactgacacttggaaCACGTTCAGGGTATTGCAAAGGTGTCGTTCGGGGTCACatgcaacagcaccatccgcaggcTTGAATATGGTCAAGCGGGCATTTCTTTCGGTGTTCCCATTTTTTGTCGACCCCTATTTCCAGCATTCGTTCAGGAAAGACAGCCGACTTTACTATTAACATACTGGTTAGACTTAACTGACAAGTAACGTGCCCAATTTTTAGTTACTTCTGAATTCTTTACGTCaatcatatttgtgtgtgtgtgtgtgtgtgtgtgtgtgtgtgtgtgtgtgtgtgtgtgtatgtgtgtgtgtgttaaaataaGGGCTTCTAGGCGATATTAATTTACCGAACTCCTCTTAAAAACGAAGTTTTGTGCaaaattgtgtttatttttatttttatatgaatatATTGTTTACAGACCCtgaatgaatgttcaaatgtgtgtgaattactatggaaccaaactgctgaggtcattggtccctagacttatacactacttaaactaacttatgatatgagtaacacacacacccatgcccgaggaaggaccgaatctctggcgggaggggccgtgcaatccgtgacatgacacctctaacctctcggtcactccgcgcggctttgAATGAACAATACGTCATTAAAGTCATGTGCCAGCTGTGTCATCTAAAAGCGTATCTAACAATACGTAGGAAAGGGACTAGCTCCAGTCCATTATGTGTCTCCTTTTTACCCCATTATTACATTTCTTGCGATTATAGAGCGGCCGACACTAGTTAAGTGCCATTCTAGATATACACACACTACACTAATTGAAAATCGTGCATTAAAACATTAAATAATAGTAAACTGTGGCTTATATAATTAT carries:
- the LOC126298980 gene encoding uncharacterized protein LOC126298980 gives rise to the protein MSSEPGNELRWNAVMCYFPGRPYYLRYQIGFDILVNPPDAQADPSVAGQPPRLIRVQLYFPDGIICNPAYFDEMPNPLSFEGDVPHSYPPLPDVYPPMHPDNPHPTQSFYRRLRQQAMMLQEQLYTRVLVDIANGQPGEFMVIDDTPYDVIPHCNECNEFHRDPELVHMKRPRGAPKRKHSKQSHKQPGRSHQRPSKSTSTDEQDTSHAAPHTAGESVTTGPKKHLQKRKKRTVTQQLPEENELHEIATGIQNKNVSTQAAVATIEKAMDRLNIQENNLQKQEKPTLTQQLPEKDGLHEIATGIQDKNASTEPAAATIKDEMDRLNSHEENDDGNVVQDNEKLSEDANVNDDK